A stretch of Actinomycetes bacterium DNA encodes these proteins:
- a CDS encoding benzoylsuccinyl-CoA thiolase, translating into MAETTRRRPAVEGWFHMPEAGSGDQPALIGTRCTESGTYFFPPERVMSRAPGHADSALQEVQLSTRGKLWSYTDAQYQPPPPYVPVTEPHEPFCIAAVELEDEKMVVMGQVPAGVTVDQLTLGMEMELVLDTLFVETDEESGRNTEVVTWKWAPVGLKGSN; encoded by the coding sequence ATGGCCGAAACGACCAGACGCCGACCGGCAGTAGAGGGCTGGTTCCACATGCCCGAGGCCGGCTCGGGCGACCAGCCGGCCCTGATCGGCACCCGCTGCACCGAGAGCGGCACCTACTTCTTCCCGCCCGAGCGCGTGATGTCACGTGCTCCCGGCCACGCCGACTCCGCGCTGCAGGAAGTCCAGCTCTCGACCCGCGGCAAGCTCTGGAGCTACACCGACGCCCAGTACCAGCCGCCGCCCCCGTACGTGCCGGTGACAGAGCCACACGAGCCGTTCTGCATCGCTGCGGTCGAGCTCGAGGACGAGAAGATGGTCGTGATGGGCCAGGTACCTGCCGGAGTGACCGTCGACCAGCTGACGCTCGGCATGGAGATGGAGCTGGTACTCGACACGCTCTTCGTGGAGACCGACGAGGAGTCGGGCCGGAACACCGAGGTGGTCACCTGGAAGTGGGCACCGGTCGGACTGAAGGGATCGAACTGA